In the genome of Nitrosopumilus sp., one region contains:
- a CDS encoding CFI-box-CTERM domain-containing protein, whose translation MKFLFALLLIPLLMIPAFAESQTLPTEQGTLDVKLTYDEIQPNVQTKINIDFLNPQTKKIQEHVDYTVSVLKDGEKVFGPIPLTHTSVGSVKIPIEFNLGEGVYTMNFEIEGILFQPIPTETVSFDITVGEAHAQTTVSDNEEHPVEENGGCLIATAAFGSEMAPQIQQLRELRDNTVLTTASGAAFMSGFNQFYYSFSPSVADFERENPIFKEVVKAGLTPMLSSLSLLNYAEINSEQEMLGYGISIVLLNVGMYIGIPAFGILKLYQIRKN comes from the coding sequence ATGAAATTTCTATTTGCATTATTACTAATTCCTTTATTGATGATTCCAGCATTTGCTGAATCACAAACTTTACCCACAGAACAAGGAACATTGGATGTAAAATTAACATATGATGAAATTCAACCTAATGTTCAAACAAAAATCAATATTGATTTTCTAAATCCACAGACTAAAAAAATTCAAGAACATGTTGATTACACTGTTTCTGTTTTAAAAGATGGTGAAAAAGTGTTTGGACCAATTCCACTTACACATACATCTGTAGGTTCAGTAAAAATTCCAATTGAATTTAATCTTGGAGAAGGAGTATACACAATGAATTTTGAAATTGAAGGAATTTTGTTTCAACCAATTCCTACTGAAACAGTTTCATTTGACATTACAGTAGGAGAAGCACATGCTCAAACAACTGTATCTGACAATGAAGAACATCCTGTTGAAGAAAACGGAGGATGTTTAATTGCAACTGCAGCTTTTGGTTCTGAAATGGCACCGCAAATTCAACAACTAAGAGAACTTAGAGATAATACTGTTTTAACAACTGCATCTGGAGCTGCTTTCATGAGTGGGTTCAACCAATTCTATTATTCATTTTCTCCAAGTGTTGCGGACTTTGAAAGAGAAAACCCAATTTTCAAAGAAGTTGTCAAAGCTGGATTGACTCCAATGTTATCATCATTATCATTGTTAAATTATGCAGAAATCAATTCAGAGCAAGAAATGTTAGGGTATGGAATCTCTATAGTTCTACTTAATGTTGGGATGTATATTGGAATTCC